DNA from Fodinibius salicampi:
TCTTCTCCGCCATGTATAACAATTCCGCGGCCAATAATGCTATTGGAACCGTTTAACTCTATAGTGGAGTCTACATAGTTTTTAGTAGCGACTCCTTTTTCGTTGGCTTCAATATTCCCCATATCTCCAACATGTCGGGATTCGGCGTCCGGCCCTGCATGGTCATTGCCTTCCGGATTATAATGGCCTCCGGCAGAAGTTCCGTCAGAAGCAGTGCAATCTCCATATTGATGGATATGGAACCCATGCTTGCCTTGCTCAAGTCCTTCTATTTCAGCTTCAACGCGAACTCCATCATTTGTTTGGCTAAAAGTAACGGTCCCGGAAGCACTGTTCCCTTCAGTGGGATGAACAACAGCTACTGCTTTGGTATAATCTGTGGTTACTTCAACCGTGTCAGTAACTGTTTCCTGGGATTGT
Protein-coding regions in this window:
- a CDS encoding superoxide dismutase family protein, which gives rise to MIKLFTKYAIGLFLMTFAVSCAQQGTEQQQSQETVTDTVEVTTDYTKAVAVVHPTEGNSASGTVTFSQTNDGVRVEAEIEGLEQGKHGFHIHQYGDCTASDGTSAGGHYNPEGNDHAGPDAESRHVGDMGNIEANEKGVATKNYVDSTIELNGSNSIIGRGIVIHGGEDDLESQPTGAAGPRMGCGVIGIANTSAE